In a genomic window of Nostoc sp. UHCC 0870:
- a CDS encoding TIGR04222 domain-containing membrane protein has protein sequence MDLLLHNPIADMYGPQFLLFYGCVIAITLFVCWLLIQDPTKNQPLRLIPTAPDPYEIAYLRFQKAGVANVALFNLLVQGYLKISRKSITHAPNHPDISQLQPIEQQVFQKFAVPTAAITSLRSASESVESYCHIYEQQLHNEKLLYPGDWQSWQAWQMKVGLMGAMIISSLGGYKLIIALAKGRYNVGFLIIMAVVSIIWLFGQVNRRSRISYRGYKYLQQLEEAFAPLKSKSKNFGVVCSPLEYNLLIALFGMNALDGTTYYSYYQAFFPPMTSSTTKTTRTTSSSNSSSGSSCSSSSCSSSSCSSSSCGGGGGCGGCGG, from the coding sequence ATGGATTTATTGCTGCATAATCCCATAGCAGATATGTATGGGCCACAGTTTCTATTGTTTTATGGCTGTGTAATTGCCATCACACTGTTTGTCTGCTGGCTGTTAATCCAAGATCCTACCAAAAATCAACCTCTGCGGTTAATTCCCACTGCTCCAGATCCCTACGAAATTGCTTACTTGCGTTTCCAAAAGGCGGGAGTAGCGAATGTGGCATTATTTAATCTATTGGTGCAAGGTTATTTAAAAATTAGTAGAAAATCCATCACTCATGCACCCAATCATCCTGATATTTCTCAATTACAGCCGATAGAACAGCAAGTATTCCAGAAATTTGCTGTCCCTACCGCAGCCATCACATCTTTAAGATCCGCATCTGAGAGTGTAGAATCATACTGTCATATTTATGAACAGCAACTGCACAATGAAAAATTGTTGTATCCAGGCGACTGGCAGTCCTGGCAGGCATGGCAGATGAAAGTAGGGTTGATGGGGGCAATGATTATTTCTAGCCTTGGTGGTTATAAGCTAATTATCGCTTTAGCTAAAGGACGGTACAACGTCGGCTTTTTGATCATTATGGCTGTAGTTTCTATTATCTGGCTTTTTGGGCAGGTTAATAGGCGATCGCGCATCAGTTATCGGGGATATAAATATCTGCAACAATTAGAGGAAGCATTCGCGCCATTAAAGTCTAAAAGCAAAAATTTTGGTGTTGTATGTTCTCCATTGGAATACAACTTACTCATAGCCCTCTTTGGCATGAATGCACTGGATGGAACTACTTATTACTCATACTATCAAGCATTCTTTCCCCCAATGACCTCCAGCACAACTAAAACAACTCGCACAACTAGCAGTAGCAACTCTTCCTCCGGTAGTTCATGCAGTAGTAGTTCATGCAGTAGTAGTTCATGCAGTAGTAGTTCATGCGGTGGTGGTGGTGGCTGTGGCGGTTGTGGAGGGTAG
- a CDS encoding DUF692 domain-containing protein: protein MRWWWWLWRLWRVDAVLADLPPLGVGLGFRQPFKSDLFLNRQQVDFLEIVAEHYLKPSWQQQQQLELLASHFPLIPHAINLSLGSAEGVDIDYVRQLAALIKQLNPPWWSEHICFTKAGGVDIGHLSPLPYTKEAVKVLCRNIAEVRRWIDVPLILENITYMVTLPGAEMTEAQFLAEVVERCDCGLLLDITNLYINAVNHDYDVQQFLQDLPWERVVQLHFVGGHWHDGILIDSHSQSTPSQVWQLMDEVVARVAIKGIVLERDENLPAFAELTSELQQAREIGRRHHRWG, encoded by the coding sequence ATGCGGTGGTGGTGGTGGCTGTGGCGGTTGTGGAGGGTAGACGCAGTGCTGGCTGATTTACCACCTTTAGGCGTAGGGTTGGGTTTTCGCCAACCGTTTAAAAGTGATTTGTTCCTCAACCGCCAACAGGTAGACTTTCTGGAAATTGTAGCGGAACATTATTTAAAACCATCCTGGCAACAACAGCAACAGTTAGAATTATTAGCCAGTCATTTCCCTCTCATTCCCCACGCTATTAATCTTTCTTTAGGTAGTGCTGAGGGTGTAGATATAGACTATGTTCGCCAACTAGCAGCGTTAATTAAACAGCTTAACCCGCCTTGGTGGAGTGAACATATTTGTTTTACTAAAGCGGGTGGAGTTGATATTGGCCATTTGTCTCCGTTACCTTACACCAAAGAGGCTGTCAAAGTGCTGTGTCGTAATATTGCCGAAGTGCGACGCTGGATTGATGTGCCGTTAATTTTGGAAAATATTACCTATATGGTGACACTTCCCGGTGCAGAAATGACCGAAGCCCAATTTTTGGCGGAAGTGGTAGAACGTTGTGATTGTGGTTTGTTGTTAGATATCACAAATCTCTACATCAATGCAGTGAATCACGATTATGATGTGCAGCAATTCTTGCAAGATTTACCCTGGGAACGTGTTGTCCAGTTACATTTTGTAGGTGGACATTGGCATGATGGCATACTAATTGATAGTCATTCCCAATCAACACCCTCCCAAGTCTGGCAACTCATGGATGAGGTTGTGGCGCGTGTGGCTATAAAAGGAATTGTTTTAGAACGGGATGAAAATTTACCAGCCTTTGCAGAATTAACATCCGAATTGCAACAAGCAAGAGAAATTGGTAGGAGACATCACAGATGGGGTTAG